A region from the Acinonyx jubatus isolate Ajub_Pintada_27869175 chromosome C2, VMU_Ajub_asm_v1.0, whole genome shotgun sequence genome encodes:
- the OLIG2 gene encoding oligodendrocyte transcription factor 2: MLIIDQRDITARSPVLHCGFWEGAPLSASTEACAKLRGPREGGRTPRELRLSLGAMDSDASLVSSRPSSPEPDDLFLPARSKGSGGSGFTGGTVSSSTPSDGPPELSAELRGAMGAAGAHPGDKLGGGGGGGFKSASSSTSSSASSAAASSTKKDKKQMTEPELQQLRLKINSRERKRMHDLNIAMDGLREVMPYAHGPSVRKLSKIATLLLARNYILMLTNSLEEMKRLVSEIYGGHHAGFHPSACGGLAHSAPLPAATAHPAAAAHAAHHPAVHHPILPPAAAAAAAAAAAAAVSSASLPGSGLSSVGSIRPPHGLLKSPSAAAAAAPLAGGGGGSGGGGGFQHWGGMPCPCSMCQVPPPHHHVSAMGAGSLPRLTSDAK, encoded by the exons ATGCTTATTATAGACCAACGCGACATCACCGCCCGGAGCCCAGTTCTCCACTGCGGCTTTTGGGAAGGAGCTCCTCTAAGTGCATCCACA GAGGCGTGCGCAAAGCTCCGAGggccgagggagggagggaggaccccGCGAGAGCTGCGACTATCCCTCGGGGCCATGGACTCGGACGCCAGCCTGGTGTCCAGTCGCCCGTCGTCACCAGAGCCCGATGACCTTTTTCTGCCGGCCCGGAGCAAAGGCAGTGGCGGCAGCGGCTTCACGGGGGGCACGGTGTCCTCGTCCACGCCGAGCGACGGCCCTCCGGAGCTGAGCGCAGAGCTGCGCGGCGCCATGGGCGCGGCGGGCGCGCACCCCGGGGACAAgctgggcggcggcggcggcggcggcttcAAGTCAGCCTCGTCCAGCACTTCGTCGTCCGCATCGTCGGCGGCCGCGTCGTCCACCAAGAAGGACAAGAAGCAGATGACGGAGCCCGAGCTGCAGCAGCTACGCCTCAAGATCAACAGCCGCGAGCGCAAGCGCATGCACGACCTCAACATCGCCATGGACGGGCTGCGCGAGGTCATGCCGTACGCGCACGGCCCGTCGGTGCGCAAGCTCTCCAAGATCGCCACGCTGCTGCTGGCGCGCAACTACATCCTCATGCTCACCAACTCCCTGGAGGAGATGAAGCGACTGGTGAGCGAGATCTACGGCGGCCACCACGCGGGCTTCCACCCGTCGGCCTGCGGCGGCCTGGCGCACTCGGCGCCCCTGCCCGCCGCCACGGCGCACCCCGCGGCCGCCGCGCACGCCGCGCACCACCCCGCGGTTCACCACCCCATCCTGCctcccgcggccgccgccgctgccgccgccgccgccgccgccgcggtgTCCAGCGCCTCCCTGCCCGGCTCCGGGTTGTCGTCGGTCGGCTCCATTCGGCCCCCGCACGGCCTGCTCAAGTCTCCgtccgcggcggcggcggcggccccgctggcgggcgggggcggcggcagcgggggcggcggcggcttCCAGCACTGGGGCGGCATGCCCTGCCCCTGCAGCATGTGCCAGGTGCCGCCGCCGCACCACCACGTGTCGGCCATGGGCGCCGGCAGCCTGCCGCGCCTCACCTCCGACGCCAAGTGA